The following proteins come from a genomic window of Proteiniphilum propionicum:
- a CDS encoding polysaccharide deacetylase family protein encodes MLIEQPPIIYRLLYPKTLWRVKVPLQKTVYLTFDDGPIPEITPWVLDVLDTYDVKATFFCVGDNVRKYGYLFEEILESGHSVGNHTFHHLQGWLNTPKKFLSDTREANSLIRSGLFRPPHGHMIIPQPLLLRKSGYKIVMWDVVTRDYNAKLSPERVLENVKKYTRDGSIIVFHDSLKAKKNMMYAMPRAIEWLLGEGYTFELIPDTARFTPL; translated from the coding sequence ATGTTAATAGAACAACCACCTATTATATATAGATTACTTTATCCGAAAACGCTCTGGCGCGTGAAAGTCCCCCTGCAAAAAACTGTGTACCTAACGTTCGACGACGGTCCCATTCCTGAAATCACACCCTGGGTACTGGATGTGCTTGACACATATGATGTGAAAGCCACTTTTTTTTGTGTTGGAGATAATGTCCGCAAATATGGATACCTATTTGAAGAGATACTAGAAAGTGGCCATTCTGTGGGCAACCATACCTTTCACCATCTGCAGGGATGGCTTAACACACCCAAAAAGTTTCTGAGTGATACCCGTGAAGCAAACAGCCTTATACGTTCAGGGCTTTTCCGCCCTCCTCACGGCCATATGATTATACCTCAACCCTTGCTGCTCAGAAAAAGCGGGTACAAGATTGTGATGTGGGATGTGGTAACACGCGATTATAATGCCAAACTCTCGCCTGAAAGGGTGCTTGAAAATGTTAAAAAATACACGCGTGACGGGTCCATCATAGTATTTCACGATTCACTGAAAGCCAAAAAAAATATGATGTACGCTATGCCACGTGCCATAGAGTGGTTGCTGGGCGAAGGATATACATTTGAACTTATTCCCGACACTGCAAGATTTACACCACTATGA
- a CDS encoding ABC transporter ATP-binding protein — protein MIHIRQLHKSYHTEALSLHVLKGIDLDIEAGEYVSVMGASGSGKSTLLNILGILDAYDSGDYQLNGTLIKNLTERQAANYRNEMIGFVFQSFNLINFKNALENVALPLYYKKVSRKKRNIIAMEHLDRMGLKDWAHHLPSELSGGQKQRVAIARALISNPKIILADEPTGALDSKTTVEVMDVLTGLNRQGITTIIVTHEASVSNSTNRIIHLKDGMIEYETRKNNGVHESLQPAGTDTI, from the coding sequence ATGATCCATATCAGGCAACTGCACAAATCATATCATACCGAAGCACTATCACTTCACGTACTCAAGGGAATCGATCTCGATATAGAGGCGGGGGAATATGTCTCCGTAATGGGAGCTTCGGGATCGGGCAAATCCACACTTCTAAACATACTGGGAATTTTAGATGCATACGATTCTGGTGATTATCAACTTAACGGCACATTGATAAAGAATCTAACCGAGAGACAAGCAGCAAATTACCGCAACGAGATGATTGGTTTTGTCTTCCAGTCGTTCAACCTTATCAACTTCAAAAATGCTCTCGAGAATGTAGCTCTACCTCTATATTATAAAAAAGTAAGCCGTAAAAAACGCAATATCATTGCGATGGAGCATCTCGACAGAATGGGGCTGAAAGATTGGGCGCACCATCTGCCGAGCGAACTATCGGGGGGACAGAAACAACGTGTTGCAATAGCCCGAGCCCTGATATCCAATCCCAAAATAATTCTCGCGGATGAACCCACCGGCGCTTTAGACAGTAAAACTACCGTAGAGGTGATGGATGTGCTGACTGGCCTCAACAGGCAGGGAATAACTACTATCATTGTTACGCACGAAGCTTCGGTTTCAAACTCCACTAACCGCATCATCCATCTGAAAGACGGGATGATTGAATATGAAACACGTAAAAACAACGGGGTGCACGAATCACTCCAACCTGCAGGAACAGACACAATATGA
- a CDS encoding ABC transporter permease translates to MIDQFQEIISTLKKNKMRTTLTGLSVSWGIFILIVLLGAGNGLKNGVMLNFSSRAVNRINLWSGTTSMPYNGLKSERRLRFSESEVELIKNEVEESRLITARINTRQTITFGSEYGSYEVRGVMPNYLNIEKLIIRPGEGRFINQLDMKEANKVIVLDKKIADLLFRNESPLGNYVKVGQIMFKVIGINSKKEDWGGSNAYIPFSASQAIFNPDRKFYQITFTVDGLDTKAANDSFDESLRALMGKQLNFNPEDRQALWVNNAQSEYVETMKIFGGITFFVTIIGILTLIAGIVGVSNIMLVSVKERTREIGIRKAIGATPLSILKTIILESILITTIFGYIGLFMGIGLTEVINFFMEQSANGQPVTDGPQMSVFSNPTVDLGYAIFATAVLIISGVIAGYLPARKAVSVQPIEAMRQE, encoded by the coding sequence ATGATTGACCAGTTTCAGGAAATTATCAGCACGTTAAAGAAGAACAAGATGCGAACGACTCTTACGGGCCTGTCCGTATCATGGGGTATCTTCATTCTCATTGTGCTGCTGGGGGCAGGCAACGGACTGAAAAACGGTGTAATGCTAAACTTCAGTTCACGGGCCGTAAACCGTATTAACCTGTGGTCGGGTACAACCTCAATGCCTTACAACGGATTGAAATCGGAACGCCGTCTGCGTTTTTCGGAAAGTGAGGTAGAACTGATCAAAAACGAGGTGGAGGAGAGCCGACTTATCACAGCAAGAATAAACACAAGACAAACAATTACTTTCGGAAGCGAATACGGCTCATACGAGGTGAGAGGTGTGATGCCTAACTATTTAAATATTGAGAAACTGATAATCCGACCCGGGGAAGGACGGTTCATCAATCAGCTGGATATGAAAGAGGCTAACAAGGTGATTGTTTTGGATAAAAAGATTGCTGATCTTCTTTTCAGGAATGAATCACCATTAGGCAATTATGTGAAGGTAGGCCAGATTATGTTCAAGGTAATCGGTATTAATTCCAAGAAAGAGGACTGGGGAGGCTCAAATGCCTACATCCCTTTCTCCGCGTCACAGGCAATCTTCAATCCTGACCGTAAGTTTTACCAAATCACCTTCACTGTGGACGGGCTCGACACTAAAGCTGCAAACGACAGTTTTGATGAATCACTTAGGGCATTAATGGGAAAGCAACTTAACTTTAATCCCGAAGACAGGCAGGCATTATGGGTCAACAACGCCCAATCGGAGTACGTGGAAACAATGAAGATTTTTGGTGGAATTACTTTCTTTGTCACCATCATCGGCATCCTTACACTTATTGCCGGAATAGTGGGGGTAAGCAATATCATGCTTGTGTCGGTGAAAGAACGTACACGCGAAATAGGTATCCGTAAAGCTATAGGTGCTACACCTCTTTCCATACTTAAAACCATTATTCTGGAGTCTATACTTATCACCACTATCTTCGGATACATAGGATTATTTATGGGGATAGGGCTCACAGAAGTGATTAATTTCTTCATGGAACAATCGGCAAACGGGCAACCTGTTACTGATGGACCGCAAATGTCGGTATTCAGCAATCCGACTGTCGACTTGGGGTATGCCATTTTTGCGACAGCAGTTTTAATCATATCCGGGGTAATCGCCGGCTACCTGCCCGCACGTAAGGCGGTGAGTGTACAACCTATAGAAGCAATGAGGCAGGAATGA